CGTAAAGGCTGGCAGATTCACAGCAAAGCTGAACCGGTCCGGCGTCGTCTCGAAAAGCGACGTGCTGAAGAATGTCGAAACGCGCGAGCGCCCGCTGGTCGATGCGCGCTCCGCGGCGCGTTTCGGTGCAACTGAACAGGAAGCGCGTCCGGGCCTGCGGTCTGGCCACATTCCGGGCAGCCTGAATGTTCCTTTCAACTTGATGACCGATCCAGACACCGGCCGGATGAAGTCGCCAAAGAAAATTCGATCGGTATTCGAGCAGGCGGGCTTCGCCATGTCGAGGCCCGCTATCGCCTCCTGTGGCTCGGGCGTGACCGCCTGTGCGCTGGTTTTCGGACTGCATCTGGCCGGCAAGGATGACGTTGCGGTCTACGATGGTGCCTGGGCGGAATGGGGTATCCCCGGCGATACGCCAGTTGAACCTTGCCCATGACCTGCGAGGGAGAGAGCCGATGAAGATCGCTCAGGGAAATCATGAGGCATTCCTGGCTTCGGTCCGGACGTTCATGCCGCATTCGGATATTCTCGAAGACGAGTTCTCGCGGATCACCCATGGCGCGGATGCCAGCCCCTATCGGCTTATTCCGCGCGCGGTTCTTCTTGTCGAGACGGAAGAACAGGTCGTTGGCGTGCTCGAGGCTGCGAACACTTATCATGTTCCTCTGACCTTCCGTGCCGCCGGAACCAGCCTTTCCGGACAGGGCGTTACCGATGGCATACTCGTCAAGCTTGGGCCCAACGGATGGCGACAATTCGAGGCCCGCGAAGCCGGCCATTCGGTACGCGTCGGGCCCGCGCTTATCGGCGCGCACGTTAACGCGCGGCTCGCAAGGCATGGCCGCAAGATAGGTCCGGATCCCGCCTCCATCGGCGCGGCCATGATGGGTGGCATTGCGGCCAACAATTCGAGCGGCATGTGTTGTGGCACGGAGCAGAATGCCTACAAGACCTTGAAATCCATGCGCGTCGTTCTTGCGGATGGAACCCGACTCGATACGGGCAGCGCGGAAAGCCGGGCCGCGTTCAGCCGGGACCGCAAATTGCTGTTGCAGCAGATCTCCGCACTTGCACACGAGGCGCGCACGACTCCGGGGCTTGCCGATCTCATCCGCAGAAAATATCGAATCAAGAATACCACTGGCTACTCA
This sequence is a window from Martelella sp. AD-3. Protein-coding genes within it:
- the sseA gene encoding 3-mercaptopyruvate sulfurtransferase; the encoded protein is MTFASSSLVSTEWLAKHLHNENIVILDGSFKLPGATPLASEDYEARHIPGAVFFDIDAIADHSTTLPHMLPSSDAFARSVEALGVSNDSFVVVYDTPGLMSAGRVWWTFRIFGHSNVAVLDGGLRAWLAEGRPVTSERTNVKAGRFTAKLNRSGVVSKSDVLKNVETRERPLVDARSAARFGATEQEARPGLRSGHIPGSLNVPFNLMTDPDTGRMKSPKKIRSVFEQAGFAMSRPAIASCGSGVTACALVFGLHLAGKDDVAVYDGAWAEWGIPGDTPVEPCP